A DNA window from Parabacteroides johnsonii DSM 18315 contains the following coding sequences:
- the guaA gene encoding glutamine-hydrolyzing GMP synthase, producing MHEKLIILDFGSQTTQLIGRRVRELNMYCEIVPYNKFPHDATDVKGVILSGSPYSVYDANAFKADLSEIRGKYPVLGICYGAQFLAYTSGGNVEPANSREYGRANLSYIAGTDELLKGINVGSQIWMSHGDTITVLPENFKVIASTDDVKAAAYHVEGEQTWGVQFHPEVFHSTDGTKLLDNFLNICGCAKDWTPASFIESTVAELKEQLGDDKVILALSGGVDSSVTAVLLHKAIGKNLTCIFVDHGLLRKNEFENVLKDYEHLGLNVIGVDAKEKFYKELAGVSEPEKKRKIIGKGFIDVFDEEAHKLKDIKWLGQGTIYPDVIESLSITGTVIKSHHNVGGLPAKMNLKLVEPLRLLFKDEVRRVGMELGMQPHLIKRHPFPGPGLGIRILGDITPEKVRILQEADDIYMSLMREWGLYDKIWQAGVILLPIQSVGVMGDERTYENTIALRAVTSTDAMTADWAQLPYEFLAKVSNEIINKVKGVNRVVYDISSKPPATIEWE from the coding sequence ATGCACGAGAAACTTATTATTCTTGATTTCGGCTCGCAAACAACTCAATTAATCGGGCGTAGAGTCCGCGAGTTGAATATGTATTGCGAGATTGTCCCCTACAACAAATTCCCCCATGATGCTACAGATGTAAAAGGTGTTATCCTTTCCGGAAGTCCCTATTCCGTATATGACGCCAATGCGTTCAAAGCTGACTTAAGTGAAATACGCGGTAAATATCCCGTATTGGGAATCTGTTACGGAGCCCAATTCCTGGCTTATACATCCGGCGGAAATGTCGAACCGGCCAACTCCCGCGAATACGGACGTGCCAACCTGTCGTATATCGCGGGTACGGACGAATTACTGAAAGGTATCAATGTAGGTTCGCAAATCTGGATGTCCCACGGAGACACCATCACGGTCCTCCCCGAAAACTTCAAAGTAATCGCCAGTACGGACGATGTAAAAGCAGCGGCCTATCACGTGGAAGGCGAACAAACTTGGGGCGTACAATTCCACCCGGAAGTGTTCCACTCGACCGATGGTACTAAACTATTAGACAACTTCCTGAATATTTGCGGATGTGCTAAAGACTGGACGCCGGCATCCTTTATCGAATCGACTGTCGCCGAACTGAAAGAACAGTTAGGAGACGACAAAGTAATCTTAGCGCTTTCCGGCGGTGTGGATTCTTCGGTTACAGCCGTTTTACTACACAAGGCTATCGGCAAGAACCTGACTTGCATTTTCGTCGATCACGGCTTGTTGCGTAAGAATGAATTTGAAAACGTGTTGAAAGATTACGAACACCTGGGACTGAACGTGATCGGAGTCGACGCCAAAGAGAAATTCTATAAGGAACTGGCAGGTGTCAGCGAACCTGAAAAGAAACGTAAGATCATCGGCAAAGGTTTTATCGATGTGTTTGACGAAGAGGCCCACAAGTTGAAAGATATAAAATGGTTAGGCCAGGGTACTATTTATCCGGACGTAATCGAGTCGCTATCCATTACCGGGACCGTTATCAAGAGCCATCATAATGTAGGCGGTCTGCCTGCCAAAATGAACCTGAAACTGGTCGAACCGCTACGCCTTCTGTTCAAAGACGAAGTACGTCGTGTCGGTATGGAGTTAGGTATGCAACCACATCTGATCAAACGTCATCCGTTCCCCGGTCCCGGTTTAGGTATTCGTATCTTAGGTGATATCACCCCTGAAAAAGTACGAATCTTGCAAGAGGCTGACGATATCTATATGTCACTGATGCGCGAATGGGGCTTGTACGACAAGATCTGGCAGGCCGGAGTAATCCTCCTTCCGATCCAGTCTGTAGGTGTCATGGGTGACGAACGGACCTATGAAAATACAATTGCCTTGCGTGCCGTAACCTCGACGGATGCCATGACGGCCGACTGGGCACAACTCCCATACGAATTTCTTGCGAAAGTTTCCAACGAAATCATCAACAAGGTCAAAGGCGTAAACCGCGTTGTCTACGACATCAGTTCGAAACCGCCTGCAACGATCGAGTGGGAATAA